A genomic stretch from Halichoerus grypus chromosome 7, mHalGry1.hap1.1, whole genome shotgun sequence includes:
- the LOC144378823 gene encoding SLAM family member 9-like — protein MGTCSEDPHPCGAPWPLGFTSLLLSVCSAVTQSSGALGSGGEDSGIPVSLRGTQGASVWFHVIGSPELPPEVELEKISWGTVSGSNYIVMLHMFPGRDVPEWVNFQDKFEKRVHVLNITTLRIDNLTLEDSGRYRARESYRRGRQHEQDFHLRVYEPVPLPQIRATVLSLTSGWCNITVECDTTGTREYLIMSWESEGLPKELEQRPSPGPAPNPWTLAVNLPLSQPSSSLTCVVSNQVDQKTATRDLGDICGHETDLHGPSLFALLRDILGTIVVVLMILRAGLYLWKRCGKKKSLETVKGAGSQKEHGDPDGGIHYAELSQQEAGHNRDKGRGAPHLEEETSLTTVHSEVHRPGQAMSMI, from the exons ATGGGCACCTGCTCAGAAGACCCCCACCCGTGTGGGGCCCCCTGGCCTCTGGGATTCACCAGCCTCCTCCTCA GTGTCTGCAGTGCTGTGACCCAGAGTTCTGGAGCCCTAGGTTCTGGAGGTGAGGATTCTGGAATCCCTGTTTCTCTGAGGGGGACTCAAGGAGCTTCTGTGTGGTTTCATGTGATCGGAAGTCCAGAATTACCTCCAGAGGTCGAGCTGGAGAAGATTTCATGGGGCACTGTATCCGGGTCAAACTACATAGTCATGCTGCACATGTTTCCTGGGAGAGATGTTCCAGAATGGGTCAACTTCCAGGACAAGTTCGAGAAGAGGGTCCATGTGCTCAACATAACGACCCTGAGGATTGACAACCTGACCCTTGAGGACAGTGGGCGGTACCGGGCTCGAGAGTCCTACAGGAGAGgaagacagcatgagcaggatTTCCACCTGAGGGTCTACG AGCCCGTGCCCCTTCCCCAGATCCGGGCCACGGTTCTGTCCCTCACATCAGGCTGGTGCAACATCACTGTAGAGTGTGACACCACGGGAACCAGGGAGTACCTGATCATGTCCTGGGAGAGCGAGGGTCTCCCCAAGGAGCTGGAGCAGAGACCCTCCCCAGGACCAGCCCCCAACCCCTGGACCCTGGCTGTGAACCTGCCCCTGAGCCAGCCCAGCTCCAGCCTCACCTGTGTGGTCAGCAACCAGGTGGACCAGAAAACTGCCACCCGGGACCTGGGGGACATCTGTGGCCACG AAACAGATCTACATGGACCATCCCTTTTTGCTCTCCTGCGTGATATCCTGGGTACTATTGTGGTCGTGCTGATGATCCTCAGAGCTGGACTGTACCTTTGGAAGAGATGTGGGAAGAAGAAGAGTTTGGAAACTGTGAAAG GAGCAGGATCGCAGAAGGAGCACGGGGACCCGGATGGTGGCATCCACTATGCAGAGCTGAGCCAGCAGGAGGCTGGACACAACAGGGACAag GGTAGGGGTGCACCACATCTAGAAGAGGAGACCTCTCTCACTACCGTCCACAGTGAGGTccacaggccaggccaggccatgAGCATGATTTAA